A genome region from Natronobeatus ordinarius includes the following:
- a CDS encoding ABC transporter substrate-binding protein, protein MVDNATRRGFVKRTGAAAAIGSLGLAGCLGNGDDDDGDGAEAVAGETIKIGALQPVSGDLTYYGEISLMGFFSGLAYKHDTDPITDLTVGTRTIETDDGPNYEIHIQDTEFSADTAQSVATDLVVDEEVDVLVGTSSSDAARRLIGTVVEDAGVPFIAGPAADGDITVSSEHCNPLVFRTSEHTAMDARAGGTYAAEHTDISSVAIFAADYSFGHGVAANYQEVLEAEGIEVLEPRFVEQGYSEFEGLFDEALDQGADGVVGGFTVATLPQFLSTAVGYDIQVLGAFAELLTTQSMGGTIESALGEDFTAEDIRDARMGPFTTRYHWNQYDNEINDAFIDLHVDAYEMVPDLFSAGTFVAGSALSQAIAESGSTDGQDIADAMRGMTVTDTPKGENAYQFQEHNNQAASAMTVAWPVPTSDEFADTWDASVMPSEPVETLAPEAVMVPSEEASCDLS, encoded by the coding sequence ATGGTTGATAATGCCACTCGGAGGGGATTCGTCAAGCGAACGGGTGCGGCCGCTGCCATCGGGTCGCTCGGTCTCGCGGGTTGTCTGGGGAACGGCGATGACGACGACGGCGACGGCGCGGAAGCCGTCGCCGGGGAGACGATCAAGATCGGCGCACTCCAGCCCGTCTCCGGTGATCTCACCTACTACGGAGAGATCAGCCTCATGGGCTTTTTCTCCGGACTGGCGTACAAACACGACACCGATCCAATCACCGACCTGACGGTCGGAACCCGGACCATCGAGACGGACGACGGTCCGAACTACGAGATCCACATCCAGGATACGGAGTTCAGCGCCGACACGGCCCAGAGCGTCGCGACCGACCTCGTCGTCGACGAGGAGGTCGACGTGTTGGTCGGCACGTCGTCGTCCGACGCGGCCCGTCGATTGATCGGAACGGTCGTCGAGGACGCCGGCGTCCCGTTCATCGCGGGCCCCGCCGCGGACGGTGACATTACCGTCTCTTCCGAGCACTGTAATCCGCTGGTGTTCCGCACGAGCGAGCACACCGCGATGGACGCCCGTGCGGGCGGGACGTACGCGGCCGAGCACACCGACATCTCGTCGGTCGCCATCTTCGCCGCCGACTACAGCTTCGGCCACGGCGTCGCCGCCAACTACCAGGAAGTGCTCGAGGCCGAGGGGATCGAGGTGCTCGAGCCACGGTTCGTCGAGCAGGGTTACAGCGAGTTCGAAGGGCTGTTCGACGAGGCACTCGACCAGGGTGCCGACGGCGTCGTCGGCGGGTTCACGGTGGCGACCCTGCCGCAGTTCCTCTCGACGGCGGTCGGCTACGACATTCAGGTGCTCGGCGCGTTCGCGGAGCTGCTGACGACCCAGTCGATGGGCGGGACGATCGAAAGTGCCCTCGGCGAGGATTTCACCGCCGAGGACATCCGCGACGCGCGAATGGGGCCGTTCACGACGCGATACCACTGGAACCAGTACGACAACGAGATCAACGACGCGTTCATCGACTTACACGTCGACGCCTACGAGATGGTCCCCGACCTGTTCAGCGCGGGGACGTTCGTCGCCGGCTCAGCCCTCTCACAGGCGATCGCGGAGTCGGGTTCCACCGACGGCCAGGACATCGCGGACGCGATGCGAGGGATGACCGTTACGGACACGCCGAAAGGCGAGAACGCCTACCAGTTCCAGGAGCACAACAATCAGGCGGCCTCGGCGATGACCGTCGCCTGGCCCGTCCCGACGAGCGACGAGTTCGCCGACACGTGGGACGCCTCGGTCATGCCGAGCGAACCCGTCGAGACGCTCGCCCCGGAAGCGGTGATGGTGCCGTCGGAGGAAGCCAGCTGCGACCTCAGCTGA
- a CDS encoding acyl-CoA synthetase produces the protein MNELTFDWVSRRADRTPEQTAIVDTGTGTELSYDAFDRRASRVAEFLADELAVEPGSRVVILSHNGAHYFETIYGCAKAETPYVALNWRLAPPELEYVLEDSTPDVLVYGAEFAETVETLRSSVDVDHFVAVGEPASPDDWTYEEALATASGRRRAMDARPRSDTWGLLYTSGTTGRPKGVRQTFDMVVYNYLNIGVHVDLTADDTTLNVLPCFHTGGLNLYANPTLLVGGTAIVQPTFDPEEALELLEERATVFFGVPAIYRALADQPGFEEADLSGVRSWSSGGAPMPVNLLEELAAHDVVVRQGMGMTETGPALFLIDEANALEKAGSIGKPSLFVETRVVDADGNDCPPGESGELLARGPGITPGYWKNPEANEAAFEDGWLHTGDVARVDDDGYYYLVDRIKNMFISGGENVYPAEVENTLHDHPEIAEAAVVGVPDEQWGEVGKAVVVLEDGASIDAAAVREFCDGRLARYKIPKHVATVEELPRNAAGKIRREALE, from the coding sequence ATGAACGAGCTGACGTTCGACTGGGTGTCGAGGCGTGCCGACCGGACACCGGAGCAGACGGCCATCGTCGACACCGGGACGGGAACCGAACTGAGTTACGACGCGTTCGATCGACGGGCCAGTCGGGTGGCCGAGTTTCTCGCGGACGAACTCGCGGTCGAGCCAGGATCACGCGTGGTGATTCTCTCGCACAACGGCGCCCACTACTTCGAGACGATCTACGGCTGCGCCAAAGCCGAGACGCCGTACGTAGCGCTGAACTGGCGGCTCGCGCCGCCGGAACTCGAGTACGTGCTCGAGGATTCGACGCCGGACGTCCTCGTCTACGGCGCCGAATTCGCCGAAACGGTCGAGACGCTTCGGTCGTCGGTCGACGTCGACCACTTCGTCGCCGTGGGCGAGCCGGCCAGCCCCGACGACTGGACCTACGAGGAGGCGCTCGCGACCGCCAGCGGCCGGCGCCGGGCCATGGACGCCCGCCCGCGGAGTGATACGTGGGGGCTCCTCTACACCTCGGGGACGACGGGCCGACCGAAGGGCGTCCGACAGACGTTCGACATGGTGGTGTACAACTACCTGAACATCGGGGTCCACGTCGACCTCACCGCCGACGACACGACGCTGAACGTCCTGCCCTGTTTCCACACCGGCGGGCTGAACCTGTACGCCAACCCGACGCTGCTCGTCGGGGGGACGGCGATCGTCCAGCCCACGTTCGACCCCGAGGAAGCCCTCGAGTTGCTCGAGGAGCGGGCGACCGTCTTCTTCGGCGTGCCCGCGATCTACCGCGCGCTGGCGGACCAGCCAGGGTTCGAGGAAGCGGATCTCTCGGGCGTCAGATCCTGGTCCTCCGGCGGGGCACCCATGCCCGTGAACCTGCTCGAGGAACTCGCCGCCCACGACGTCGTCGTCCGCCAGGGGATGGGGATGACCGAAACCGGACCGGCGCTGTTTCTCATCGACGAGGCGAACGCCCTCGAGAAGGCGGGTTCGATCGGGAAGCCGTCGCTGTTCGTCGAGACGCGCGTCGTCGACGCGGACGGCAACGACTGCCCGCCGGGAGAGAGTGGCGAACTGCTCGCCAGGGGACCGGGGATCACCCCGGGCTACTGGAAGAACCCCGAGGCGAACGAGGCGGCGTTCGAGGACGGCTGGCTACACACCGGCGACGTCGCCCGCGTCGACGACGACGGCTACTACTACCTCGTCGACCGGATCAAGAACATGTTCATCAGCGGCGGAGAGAATGTCTACCCTGCCGAGGTGGAGAACACCCTCCACGACCATCCCGAGATTGCCGAGGCGGCCGTCGTCGGCGTCCCGGACGAGCAGTGGGGCGAGGTCGGCAAGGCGGTCGTCGTCCTCGAGGACGGGGCGTCGATCGACGCGGCGGCCGTCCGCGAGTTCTGTGACGGCCGCCTCGCGAGGTACAAGATTCCGAAACACGTCGCCACCGTCGAGGAGCTGCCGCGAAACGCGGCGGGGAAGATCAGGCGTGAGGCGCTCGAATGA
- a CDS encoding enoyl-CoA hydratase/isomerase family protein, translating into MSRCVETSVDEGVATVTIDRSERHNSLVPELLEELLEALESVGADDAIRAVVLETAGPSFSTGGDVRAFDEHRDEIGDYADRIVGRLNEVILALLECPVPVVAAVDGQVTGGSLGLLLGADVVVCSPDATITPYYAVVGFSPDGGWTALLPEIIGEKRTARLLLENETIEPEAAVAWGLATEVVPADEIHERALESARHVASMQPGSVERTKRLLGPDPDAIADRLERERREFVEQIETDEALTGMRAFLA; encoded by the coding sequence ATGAGCCGGTGCGTCGAGACGAGCGTTGACGAGGGCGTCGCGACGGTGACCATCGATCGATCGGAGCGACACAACAGCCTGGTTCCGGAGCTGCTCGAGGAACTGCTCGAGGCCCTCGAGTCGGTGGGGGCCGACGACGCGATCCGTGCCGTCGTGCTCGAGACCGCCGGCCCGTCGTTCTCGACCGGCGGCGACGTCCGGGCGTTCGACGAGCATCGCGACGAGATCGGTGACTACGCCGACCGGATCGTCGGCCGCCTCAACGAGGTGATCCTGGCGCTGCTCGAGTGTCCCGTTCCCGTGGTCGCCGCCGTCGACGGCCAGGTGACCGGCGGCTCGCTCGGCCTGCTCCTGGGCGCCGACGTCGTCGTCTGTTCGCCCGACGCGACGATCACGCCCTACTACGCCGTCGTCGGCTTCAGTCCCGATGGCGGCTGGACGGCCCTCCTCCCCGAGATCATCGGCGAGAAGCGCACGGCCAGGCTCCTCCTCGAGAACGAGACGATCGAGCCCGAGGCGGCCGTCGCCTGGGGGCTCGCGACCGAGGTCGTCCCCGCCGACGAGATCCACGAACGGGCGCTCGAGTCGGCCCGGCACGTCGCGTCGATGCAACCGGGCTCGGTCGAGCGGACGAAACGCCTGCTCGGCCCCGATCCGGATGCGATCGCCGACCGGCTCGAGCGCGAACGCCGAGAATTCGTCGAGCAGATCGAAACTGACGAAGCGCTCACGGGAATGCGAGCGTTCCTCGCGTAG